One Hippoglossus hippoglossus isolate fHipHip1 chromosome 13, fHipHip1.pri, whole genome shotgun sequence genomic window carries:
- the bcl7bb gene encoding B-cell CLL/lymphoma 7 protein family member B-B isoform X1 — MNHNSVKMSGRSGRAETRSRAKDDIKKVLAAIEKVRKWEKKWVTVGDTSLRIFKWVPVTETKQIYRTKSTGGEVARGLKDVVLENTNSLLDFTDENSNQSFLSDVYQPKMDNSSSTSSSQQVSPPHTSSLRAEDSQPPMLGQESVDVLPPCQRINEDIFFVNAEPVHPGQELADEPPTLIKEDLLTSGAVRRSNQDTQEERDDSGAPPLKKICTGENTVLR, encoded by the exons ATGAATCATAACAGCGTCAAGATGTCGGGACGATCAGGCCGCGCCGAGACCCGGAGCCGCGCTAAGGACGACATCAAGAAGGTGCTGGCCGCCATCGAGAAAGTGCGCAAATG GGAGAAGAAATGGGTGACGGTCGGAGACACGTCCTTACGCATATTCAAGTGGGTGCCAGTGACGGAAACCAAGCAG ATATATCGGACCAAATCCACAGGTGGAGAGGTGGCGAGAGGACTGAAAGACGTGgtcctggaaaacacaaactccttACTGGATTTTACTG ATGAAAACAGCAACCAGAGCTTTCTGTCGGACGTTTACCAGCCTAAGAtggacaacagcagcagcacctccaGCTCGCAGCAGGTCAGCCCCCCACATACGTCCAGCCTCCGAGCTGAGGACTCCCAGCCACCGATGCTGGGCCAGGAGAGTGTGGACG TACTGCCTCCATGTCAACGCATCAATGAGGATATATTCTTTGTGAATGCAGAGCCGGTTCACCCAGGACAGGAGTTGGCTGACGAGCCTCCTACTCTCATCAAGGAGGACCTTCTTACATCGGGGGCTGTCAGACGGAGCAACCAGGACACACAG GAGGAACGGGATGATTCAGGGGCGCCTCCTTTAAAGAAGATCTGCACAGGAGAAAACACTGTTCTCAGATAG
- the bcl7bb gene encoding B-cell CLL/lymphoma 7 protein family member B-B isoform X2, translating to MNHNSVKMSGRSGRAETRSRAKDDIKKVLAAIEKVRKWEKKWVTVGDTSLRIFKWVPVTETKQIYRTKSTGGEVARGLKDVVLENTNSLLDFTDENSNQSFLSDVYQPKMDNSSSTSSSQQVSPPHTSSLRAEDSQPPMLGQESVDEPVHPGQELADEPPTLIKEDLLTSGAVRRSNQDTQEERDDSGAPPLKKICTGENTVLR from the exons ATGAATCATAACAGCGTCAAGATGTCGGGACGATCAGGCCGCGCCGAGACCCGGAGCCGCGCTAAGGACGACATCAAGAAGGTGCTGGCCGCCATCGAGAAAGTGCGCAAATG GGAGAAGAAATGGGTGACGGTCGGAGACACGTCCTTACGCATATTCAAGTGGGTGCCAGTGACGGAAACCAAGCAG ATATATCGGACCAAATCCACAGGTGGAGAGGTGGCGAGAGGACTGAAAGACGTGgtcctggaaaacacaaactccttACTGGATTTTACTG ATGAAAACAGCAACCAGAGCTTTCTGTCGGACGTTTACCAGCCTAAGAtggacaacagcagcagcacctccaGCTCGCAGCAGGTCAGCCCCCCACATACGTCCAGCCTCCGAGCTGAGGACTCCCAGCCACCGATGCTGGGCCAGGAGAGTGTGGACG AGCCGGTTCACCCAGGACAGGAGTTGGCTGACGAGCCTCCTACTCTCATCAAGGAGGACCTTCTTACATCGGGGGCTGTCAGACGGAGCAACCAGGACACACAG GAGGAACGGGATGATTCAGGGGCGCCTCCTTTAAAGAAGATCTGCACAGGAGAAAACACTGTTCTCAGATAG